The proteins below come from a single Bactrocera dorsalis isolate Fly_Bdor chromosome 5, ASM2337382v1, whole genome shotgun sequence genomic window:
- the LOC105227137 gene encoding serine/threonine-protein kinase pakD isoform X1 — translation MNANMSATSNMEQPSNHCEAHLLAATTEIEALKQALLEKHSQIVAMETACIQETERQVELEDSVIAWQDKYDRLYESHKRVQKVNQSLEDKLLKLVDRNTGERAQLTSDVATLSVRLAQANFNIAKLQREIERYKSDINLAIQLLQCKPDSFMPQKVSSLPIDIQSKVSAYMRLETNSHSDSEGSTSGVGTATTASYKVLPASDSPPPTACPFPPTAMVYSMRGLGKYAKRTSTDSNMNLSNNNSSNNNNNNGNNDNNNIKEPLLNNNITTTNNNSCESHTELNADIITNNNSSSSNPIANSTTHSNDNSNDPDMISPIIMAKFLEDELKASEVKHCDTCQCSKQDLTVLADVSRSYTVSTQTPFQLQLGGGNLNEPLTQLCLRCHSNLNSPSRTNSPYLMKLVKSSDSVISETKSSVSDLNDMDKLFTPAKKDDLMVNPILGHHRLCDRTAGSGALQHQNAIAAAKLSTTLLYPTTHLGTYGNEKYMLETSNSLAAGMQAKSGFQRRFLEGGGTALELLNAAIGSASGNVTLQNVAKKVTEQVTPKSVGNDELDDEAKPLLSASSQSNLLDYGRLKTSVGIELAESAMEQQMKSPASVCSASDPKENLLKSAITGSVNSLWSRTSSCEGAKMFETFNRNLIKTIKAENPKHRGPRLCAMRIQQNGQSNILLDNIESMEAVTPIIYKRRERLLDEELDDTKDIITSNTTNISSAEIAAAHRAEDASVGYTTTDVENEKLADVLNIQADPLEKNTSTQAQRNETELQCGVTENEVDPNSCVVTSNSPYERLGGEGEGREMFAADDDATGATATLIDLTEAPITASDLTTAPADQSYTAPEETARVQEQRNSLTAKSNVTPTISALDMALAQTALEATGATQMRIEPVRTVSSVQQMHKPKHTSIYHSLQNESSSKTSHNSKSCTQSSSISDAIDIQESIILRRQQLNRVAEWVQNNTQQLEQQQQQQQQQQQQRIQQQQQALNALNNCDSSGGTDRQSSFSTLDPLDSVSMEKLSMDSGYKTTPQPHTNGFHQPLDDANKSTEDSLSPKTDTNSSLNNNNYKNSALLNHYPADCSNQQVTMHVYPTNTYFRRTTRSGLPVAYTTPDPNAPNTETFLNNYNNNNNNSACSTTPTLPDQPTCDILNYKYYPSDTDKTRAISAELHTTTKHVDIAQMEYNVKQFLLKQNEWSMRTGTTRGGGRAGINTSASNLSSANSQVTLSSQRTQTTAKTLRHLKLFSGVGVGPGLGARVQPTLLKDASAATAMVAAGSLSNREERELKVKAAASANGVEGAKVTAAVAANALPHRTETNL, via the exons gaACGCTACAAGTCTGATATAAATTTAGCAATACAACTGTTGCAGTGCAAGCCAGATAGTTTTATGCCACAAAAAGTATCATCG TTGCCGATTGATATACAGTCGAAAGTATCAGCCTACATGCGTCTGGAGACTAATTCACACTCTGATTCGGAAGGTAGCACTAGCGGCGTCGGCACCGCCACAACAGCTTCCTATAAAGTGCTTCCAGCATCGGATTCACCGCCACCAACGGCGTGCCCCTTTCCACCTACAGCAATGGTATACTCAATGCGGGGGCTTGGTAAGT ACGCTAAACGTACTTCAACGGATTCCAATATGAATctcagcaataacaacagtagtaataacaataataacaatggcaataatgacaacaacaatatcaaggAGCCACTTCTGAATAATAACATAACAACCACCAATAATAATAGCTGTGAGTCCCACACCGAACTTAATGCTGATATTATTAcgaacaacaatagcagcagcagcaacccCATAGCAAATTCAACGACCCACAGCAATGATAATTCGAACGATCCCGATATGATTTCACCCATTATTATGGCTAAGTTCCTCGAGGACGAACTGAAGGCGAGTGAAGTGAAACATTGCGATACTTGTCAATGTTCCAAACAGGATCTCACGGTACTGGCAGACGTCTCGCGATCCTATACAGTTTCCACGCAAACTCCGTTCCAACTGCAGCTCGGCGGCGGTAATCTTAACGAACCGCTCACACAATTGTGCCTACGTTGTCATAGCAATTTGAACTCACCATCACGCACCAATAGTCCCTATCTGATGAAATTGGTGAAATCCAGTGATTCGGTGATTTCGGAAACGAAAAGTTCTGTATCGGATCTCAATGATATGGATAAATTGTTTACACCAGCCAAAAAGGATGATTTGATGGTGAATCCCATATTGGGACATCACCGTTTGTGTGATCGTACGGCTGGCAGTGGTGCTTTGCAACATCAAAACGCCATTGCAGCGGCCAAATTGAGCACTACACTACTTTATCCAACCACACATTTGGGTACTTATGGGAATGAGAAGTATATGTTGGAGACGAGTAATAGCCTTGCAGCTGGTATGCAAGCGAAAAGTGGTTTTCAGCGACGCTTCCTGGAGGGTGGCGGCACTGCTCTGGAGTTGCTCAATGCCGCTATTGGCAGTGCCAGTGGTAATGTCACATTACAAAATGTTGCCAAGAAGGTGACGGAACAAGTAACACCAAAATCGGTGGGCAACGATGAGTTGGATGACGAGGCGAAACCTTTGCTCAGTGCAAGTTCACAATCTAATTTACTGGATTATGGTAGATTAAAAACAAGTGTCGGTATAGAGTTAGCTGAGTCTGCGATGGAGCAGCAAATGAAATCACCAGCGAGTGTATGTAGTGCCTCCGATCCTAAGGAAAATCTCTTGAAGTCTGCAATTACCGGCAGCGTGAATAGTCTGTGGAGCAGAACGAGTAGTTGTGAGGGCGCAAAGATGTTCGAGACCTTTAATAGGAATTTGATTAAAACCATTAAG GCTGAAAACCCCAAACACCGTGGACCACGTCTCTGCGCTATGCGCATACAACAGAATGGGCAAAGCAATATACTGCTAGATAACATAGAGTCGATGGAAGCAGTTACGCCCATTATTTATAAACGGCGTGAGCGTCTTTTGGACGAGGAACTGGATGACACTAAAGACATCATTACTTccaacacaacaaatatttcgAGCGCAGAAATAGCAGCAGCGCACAGAGCAGAAGATGCAAGCGTCGGTTATACCACCACGGATGTAGAAAACGAAAAGTTGGCAGATGTCCTTAACATACAAGCGGATCCATTAGAAAAGAATACCAGCACGCAGGCGCAACGTAACGAAACCGAACTACAATGTGGAGTGACGGAAAATGAAGTGGATCCAAATAGTTGTGTGGTAACAAGTAATAGCCCATATGAACGGTTAGGTGGCGAAGGTGAAGGTAGAGAAATGTTTGCCGCGGATGATGATGCAACTGGCGCAACAGCAACACTTATAGATCTAACAGAAGCACCCATTACTGCAAGCGATTTAACAACAGCACCAGCGGATCAATCCTATACGGCGCCTGAGGAGACTGCTCGCGTGCAGGAGCAGCGGAACTCACTCACTGCAAAGTCAAATGTAACACCGACGATCAGCGCATTGGATATGGCGCTTGCGCAGACTGCATTGGAAGCCACGGGTGCCACTCAAATGCGCATCGAACCGGTGAGAACTGTGAGTAGTGTTCAGCAAATGCATAAACCAAAGCATACAAGCATCTATCATTCATTGCAAAATGAGTCCAGCTCCAAAACCTCACACAATTCCAAATCCTGCACACAGTCGAGCTCAATAAGTGATGCAATTGACATACAAGAGAGCATTATTCTACGGCGCCAACAGCTCAATCGTGTTGCCGAATGGGTGCAAAATAATACGCAACAGCtggagcagcaacaacagcaacagcagcagcagcaacaacaacgtatacagcagcaacaacaggcACTAAACGCGCTGAATAATTGTGACTCCTCGGGTGGTACAGATCGACAATCATCATTTTCAACACTAGATCCACTGGACTCGGTCTCCATGGAGAAACTATCAATGGATTCGGGCTATAAAACCACACCACAACCGCACACAAATGGCTTTCATCAACCGTTAGATGACGCGAATAAGTCGACCGAAGACTCACTCTCACCGAAAACCGATACAAACTCTAgtcttaacaacaacaactataaaaaTAGCGCACTTCTCAATCACTACCCAGCGGACTGCAGCAATCAACAGGTGACCATGCATGTCTATCCCACAAATACATACTTTCGACGCACCACACGTTCCGGCCTACCTGTGGCTTATACAACACCCGATCCGAATGCACCCAACACGGAGACGTTCTTAAAcaactacaataataataacaacaatagcgcTTGCAGCACAACACCAACGCTGCCCGATCAGCCCACTTGTGATATACTCAACTACAAATACTATCCCAGTGATACGGATAAGACACGCGCCATCAGCGCCGAACTCCATACCACCACCAAGCACGTGGACATTGCACAAATGGAGTACAATGTAAAGCAATTTCTGCTCAAGCAGAACGAATGGTCGATGCGCACCGGCACCACGCGTGGCGGCGGTCGAGCCGGCATCAACACGTCGGCATCCAACTTAAGTAGCGCCAACTCGCAGGTGACGCTCAGCAGCCAACGTACGCAGACCACAGCGAAGACATTGCGGCACTTGAAGCTGTTTAGTGGTGTCGGTGTGGGACCAGGCCTAGGTGCGCGAGTGCAGCCAACTTTGTTAAAAGATGCGTCGGCTGCGACGGCTATGGTGGCGGCGGGATCGTTGAGCAACCGCGAGGAACGAGAGCTTAAAGTGAAGGCGGCGGCGTCGGCGAATGGCGTCGAAGGTGCGAAAGTGACAGCAGCGGTTGCAGCAAACGCCTTGCCCCACAGGACTGAAAcgaatttataa